Below is a window of Bacteroidales bacterium DNA.
ATTTAAGAAAAAACATGAGATTCAGGGTAACGACCCTGAATATCTATTTTTTCGGCTTATTTGTTCATCTGGCAATGATGTTTTCTATGTTTTTACTCCCTCTGTCATTCAGAAGAGAAACTTTCAACTTGTTGACCTTTTCAATTATGGGCATTTACCCATTTATTACTTTACTAATTGGAAAAATTCTTTTTGATCAGGAACAAAAACAGGTGGTTTTTACCCTGATCAAAAATAAAGAAGCCTCAATGCGTGCAACATTATATAGTATTGCTGATGCTGTCATCACAACGGATACTTTCGGAAGCATAATGCAGATGAATAAAGAAGCTGAAGAATTGACCGGTTGGAAGGAAGAAGAAGCCCAGGGAAAAGATCTGGATGATGTGTATCAAATTTATAATGAAGACACCGGAGACAGGCTTGAATCACCGAAATCGCGAATTCAGACAAAAATTCCATCCATTTGGCAAAATGGACATTCATATTTAAAATCCAGAAATACAATTTTTAAACCAATAGCTGAAAGTATTTCTCCTATAATTGATGACTCAGGTGAAATTGTGGGGATGGTTATTGTATTCAGAGATCAGTCACTTGAACGAAAAAAAATCCAGGAATTGGAAGAGAGCAATCTTTTATTCTCAACCACTTTCCATTTTAGTCCGGTTCCAATGCTGCTGGTAGCAGTCGATGACGGAGTATTCCATGATGTAAACACGATGTTTTTGGATGAAACCGGGTATACACGTGATGAGGTTATTGGACAAAACTCTGTCCAGCTCAACCTATACTTCGACCTTAATGATCGTATAAACATGATCGACAAGATAAGATCTGAAGGAAAAGCATATGGTTTACCCTTTATCTTGAGAATAAAAGATGGCTCATTAAAACACTGCCTCCTTTCTTCTAACATTATCAAGATTAATGGTCGTGAATTCTACCTTACGACTATGTTAAACATAAGTCAGAAAAAAAGAGATGACCAAATCAGGCATATGCATTCAATCTTGCAATGAATGATTTCATCTGCATCTATGGCTGATTTCTTTAAAGTTATGAAAAATGAATTGGGAGTATTGGTAGATACAACCAACTTCATATTCGCTTTATATGAAGAAAAGAATGATATGCTTACTGCCCCTTTTATGGAGGATGAGAAAGATGAAATTGCCCCAACCTGGTCGGCAGCAAGGTCCTTAACTGGCTATGTAGTGAAGCAGGGCAAAACTGTGCTGTTGAATAAAGCTGAAATCTCTAAACTTGCAGCAGAAAGTATTATTGACATTATTGGAACCCCTGCAGAATGCTGGCTTGGGGTACCCCTGATCAGCAGTAAAAAAGTGCTTGGTGTGATTGTCATTCAGAGCTATTCCGATCAAAATGCATTCACTCAGCTCGGAATTGAAATTTTGGAAACCGTTGCAAAGCAATTCACCGTTTACATCGAGAAAAAACAGATAGAAGAAGAATCTCTCATACTTTCCAAAGCTGTAGTTCAAAGCCCGGTAACAATTGTTATTACAGATCTAAACGGATCAATTGAATATGTGAATCCAAAATTTACAGAGCTAACCGGTTATACTCTTAAGGAAGCATTTGGCAAGAATCCGAGGATATTAAAATCCGGAGAACAGTCCTCAGATTTCTATAAAGAATTATGGGATACGATATCTTCAGGAAAAGAATGGCATGGAGAATTCCACAATAAGAAAAAGGATGGTGAGCTATTTTGGGAATCTGCAATCATAGCACCTATTATCGATTCCAATAATAAAATTACACATTATGTAGCTCTTAAAGAAGATGTTACCGAAAAGAAAAGATTACTTCTTGAGCTTATTTCTGCAAAAGACAGGGCAGAGCATGCAGATAAACTGAAGACATCCTTCTTGCAGAATATGTCACATGAAATCCGCACCCCTTTAAACGGGATTCTCGGTTTTGCACATTTACTTAACAGGGAAAATATTACTACCGAAAATATCCGTCAATATGCACATGTGATTCAAACCAGTGGAAACAGGTTATTGGAACTTATAAATAATCTAATTGATATCTCCAAAATTGAATCAGGAACTTTAGAAGTCACCATGAAGGAATTTGAACTCAATAATTTAATTTATAGTGTTTCAGATCAATTTAAACCTTTGTCGGCTTCAAAAGGAGTAATGCTGAAAGTTGCATTAGAACCAAGGTCTAAAGAGATCAATATTATTTCTGATGAATTAAAAATACATCAAATTTTAACCAACTTGATAAACAACGCATTCAAGTTTACAAAAGAAGGAAGCGTTGAAGTTGGATATTCACTGGTTGTGGATAAGATTTCATTTTATGTGAAAGACACAGGCCCAGGGATTTCTGAAGAAAATCAAACGAAAATATTTGAAAGATTCTTCCAGATAGATTCCTCCATGACCAGGGGATATGAAGGTTCAGGCCTGGGATTATCTATCTGTAAAGGCCTCGTCGAAATGCTCAAAGGAGAGATATGGGTGGAATCAGTCCTTAACCAGGGGACAATATTTCATTTCACAATTCCTTTAATTGAAGGGAAACCTTTGGTAATTAGCGAAGCAAGCCCGGAAGTAAAACCGGTATTCAAATATAAAAGCATATTAATTGCTGAAGATGATGAATATAGTTTCCTCTATTTACAGGAAATCTTCAACAACTTTAATGTTCTGATTACACGGGCAACTAACGGCCAGGATGCAGTCGATACATGTAAATCCAGAAAGGATATTGACCTGGTTATGATGGATATCAAGCAAAAATGGCGCATCGCCTCTGCCTCATCGCTCACTGCATCCACCAGAAACAAGCGCTGGAAGTAGGGACTACCTGAGTAAACCTTCGGACCTGCTTGATCCTAAACAAGTTGTTTAGGTTATTCTGGACGCATTTAATATATTTTATTGAAAATGAACACCTTTGCTTGAAATCCTTATTTGATAAGGCTACTGGGAATTAAAAAAAAACGATCACACTATGTAAATATTGACATATCTGTATAATTTGATAGAATAAAGATTCACCGAAAGTAAACTGAAGTGCAGAAATGAGCGCACTAAGCAAATTGCAGGAAACTGCAATTCATGTTTTGAAGGAATTAGAAAATGGAAAGGAACTTAAGCTCAAATAAGATGAGGATAAATCCATCATTTTACTACAATGGCATCCTCAATCAATATCTTATAAAAATAACCAGAACCAAAGTCCTTATTCAACCTGACAATTCCGGAGAAAACTACTGTACTGCCAATTGTCACACTGTCCTGGGTAGAAAGGGCAAGATCAAAATTCCCGGCAAATTCGCTCCCATCTTGAATGTGCACCCAGTTTTTACCCATTATTTGAGAACTGAAATGGGTTACCTGACCTTTGACCTTGATACTTTTCCCGGCATACCTGGGATGGAATTCGTATAATTCCGCAATACTAACACCACCTTTTACCTTTTCAACCTGGATATCAGTCCTTCGGGTCTCTGGTTGTTTCCGAGGCGGAGTTGCCCCCTGTGGCATAGCGTTATCAGACATAGATCCCGGTTGGGGCTTCCCAAGCATATCAGGGCTTTCACTTACCTGCTGGACAAAATAAACCTTGTCAAATGTTTTCCCCAACTCTTTACTTGCAAAATTCTTCATTTCCAAAGCATTGGAAAAATAGAGTGTGACTCCTTCAGAAATATCCTGTCTGGAAATAGCAATCCAATACTCCGACTTCCCCTCTTCAACAAGCAGGTAAGTATACTTAGTAGTTTGTGTAACACTTTGTACTTCAACCTGATGGATTCCTTCAGCAAGAGGATCAGAAACAGTTAATTTTTTCCCTGTATTCCAAAAAGGAATAGTAATCAGGAATATACCCGCCAGGATAAGAATGGCAAAAATTATATTTTTTTTATTTTTCATCGATTCTGGTTTAAAAGCGCTGAGTCAGACTGAGATAAACCCTCTCATAATTCCTGCTTTTTTCAAATGTACCTTCAACGTTAACAGAGAAATTGAGTTTTTTCATCATCCTCCAGGTAAGATTTAACTCAGCCATATTTTGAACCAAAGGTGTTTCAGCACTAAGGAACTTGTATTTTACCCATCGGTAATTCACGCCTCCATAAAGTTTACCTGGCAATAAATCTCTCGACAATCCGGCACTATAGATACTGCTTGAAAGATAACCTGTTTCAAGAAATGTCGCCGAAATTGTTGCGGCAGCTTTCAGCCAGGGCACATTATTATAAGTTGCATAACCATACACATTTTTTGAGGGGTTTGGATCCTGTTTATTGGTCCTGTACCCTGCATTCACTCCAAAAGTCAGGTTCTTGAGAGGACGATAATTGATTTGAGCCATATACCCCTGTGTACTTGCTTCTTCGAGTAATCTATCAATAATATCCTTATAGGTTTCATAATAGATGATGTTCTTCCTTGAACTATAGGAGAGTGACATTGAAACCTGTTTTGAAAACTTATAACGGGCCGTGAAGTACATATTTGATAACTTCAGTTTCTGATCAGCGGAATAGGAACTGTCCTGAGTATTCCTGGATTTGTTGAACAGGTCAGCTTCCAATGACCCGAAGAGAAAAAGTCCGGGTATAAGGTTGTTCGTGTGTTGAAAATAGGCAAACCTTCGGTCAGTTAAACCTTTATTTTTCTGCTCAACAAGGGCAATTGAATTTTGCATGGTCTTATCACCAGAATGATAATCATGTGCCAGGTATCCGCCCATTTGCAGTAAAGAGGGATTAAAACTGTAATTTATATAGTCTGGTCTTGATCCTCCTACCAACCCTGCACTGAATGATTTTAACTTTAACTCAACCTGGGCCCCATCGATAGCGCCAGCATTCGACAACCTGGCATTAATTTTACGTCCTACCCAAACTTTTACTTTCTTATTAAACTCGTAACTCAGTGCCAGGTTATAAATCTTCAGTCCGTTGAAAACATCATTCTTTATCTCACCCCATTCATTTAATCGGTGCACAAAACTGATGTAGGTCTCGCCTGAAAGATTGGAACCACCAATATTAACAGCATTCATGGAAAAATTATACCGCATTCGCTGTGAAAAGTCAGAAACATTGGAGAAATTGGAATAGGATGCCAATGCAATTCGTCCGCTTATGCGCTGTGTGGGTTCAGTATTGATACTATCCTTTGCAGGAGTATTTGTTGTTTTGGCTACCGGTGTTGCAGGAGGTACGATGTTCTCTATTTTATTAACAGGGATATTATCACGTGTCACTTTCCCGGAAACCTTATCCCCGACAGAATATTTGTCACTTCCAACAGGAACACAAACACAGGAAATAGAGGATAACTCACTAACAATCAATGCCGGAATAAAATTATTTGCTTTGATCCTGTAAAGGGTATCACCTGCTTTAATTCCATCGGTAGTTTCGAATTTTACATATATGTTCTGAGAAGTAGTATATGATATAACACCTTCAACAAAAGAAGACAACTCCTGGCCTGAAATGTTATTTCCAAGTATAAGTACAATAATTATAAGCAGTAATTTCTTCATCTACTGATTACTAGTTACTTCTAATGAAATTTCTGATCATTTGATCATTGCCATTTGGATGGCAATTCAAACAAGCAGCACTGTTGTATGAATACCCGCTTACTCCCTGGTGGTCATTATTGGTTGAACTCTGAGGATGGCAGGAAGTGGTGCAAGTAAATACAGAGTAATTGGTTGAGTTGGGATGGCAATCAGAACAAGTGTTCCATTCTCCATTGTGATTTCCGGAATAGATAGGGAAATATTGGTCGTCGTGGTCAAAGGTAGATGGCTGCCATGCTGTTTGAGTGTGGCAATCCTCACAGGTAGTTGGGAATTGAGCCGAAACATGGTTAGGGTCATTGGTCTGGTTGTATTCGTTAATATGACAACCGGAACAGGTGTTAGGAGTGTTTGTATAATTACCGTTATGGCAATCAGAACACTGATTCGCAATAGCAAGATGGGCACCCTTGAGTACATAATAGTTATTATGGATGGGGAAGGTGGCTGGAGCCCAGCCGGGGTTAGTGGTATGGCAGGTTGCACATTCATTGGGAATGGCCAATG
It encodes the following:
- a CDS encoding PAS domain S-box protein, with product MGIFVLYFFGGKIMFVAEVVYNLLGLLALSVLSGFISSRYDKKKLVGKILQGIIFGFIAVAGMMFPYVLKAGLIFDGRSIVISLCTLFFGPLPGFISTFLALGYRIYIGGAGILMGSSVIVSSFLIGYLFYYLRKNMRFRVTTLNIYFFGLFVHLAMMFSMFLLPLSFRRETFNLLTFSIMGIYPFITLLIGKILFDQEQKQVVFTLIKNKEASMRATLYSIADAVITTDTFGSIMQMNKEAEELTGWKEEEAQGKDLDDVYQIYNEDTGDRLESPKSRIQTKIPSIWQNGHSYLKSRNTIFKPIAESISPIIDDSGEIVGMVIVFRDQSLERKKIQELEESNLLFSTTFHFSPVPMLLVAVDDGVFHDVNTMFLDETGYTRDEVIGQNSVQLNLYFDLNDRINMIDKIRSEGKAYGLPFILRIKDGSLKHCLLSSNIIKINGREFYLTTMLNISQKKRDDQIRHMHSILQ
- a CDS encoding PAS domain S-box protein; this translates as MISSASMADFFKVMKNELGVLVDTTNFIFALYEEKNDMLTAPFMEDEKDEIAPTWSAARSLTGYVVKQGKTVLLNKAEISKLAAESIIDIIGTPAECWLGVPLISSKKVLGVIVIQSYSDQNAFTQLGIEILETVAKQFTVYIEKKQIEEESLILSKAVVQSPVTIVITDLNGSIEYVNPKFTELTGYTLKEAFGKNPRILKSGEQSSDFYKELWDTISSGKEWHGEFHNKKKDGELFWESAIIAPIIDSNNKITHYVALKEDVTEKKRLLLELISAKDRAEHADKLKTSFLQNMSHEIRTPLNGILGFAHLLNRENITTENIRQYAHVIQTSGNRLLELINNLIDISKIESGTLEVTMKEFELNNLIYSVSDQFKPLSASKGVMLKVALEPRSKEINIISDELKIHQILTNLINNAFKFTKEGSVEVGYSLVVDKISFYVKDTGPGISEENQTKIFERFFQIDSSMTRGYEGSGLGLSICKGLVEMLKGEIWVESVLNQGTIFHFTIPLIEGKPLVISEASPEVKPVFKYKSILIAEDDEYSFLYLQEIFNNFNVLITRATNGQDAVDTCKSRKDIDLVMMDIKQKWRIASASSLTASTRNKRWK
- a CDS encoding SH3-like domain-containing protein, producing the protein MKNKKNIIFAILILAGIFLITIPFWNTGKKLTVSDPLAEGIHQVEVQSVTQTTKYTYLLVEEGKSEYWIAISRQDISEGVTLYFSNALEMKNFASKELGKTFDKVYFVQQVSESPDMLGKPQPGSMSDNAMPQGATPPRKQPETRRTDIQVEKVKGGVSIAELYEFHPRYAGKSIKVKGQVTHFSSQIMGKNWVHIQDGSEFAGNFDLALSTQDSVTIGSTVVFSGIVRLNKDFGSGYFYKILIEDAIVVK